A single genomic interval of Arthrobacter globiformis harbors:
- a CDS encoding acyl-CoA dehydrogenase family protein produces the protein MAAVRLLPDDLLARIRGRAAGYDERSSFFTEDLEELADSGYLKLFVPEAGGGAGLGLEAAVRCQRRLATAAPATALAVNMHLVWTGVARVLAERGDPSLDFVLREAAAGEIFAFGNSEAGNDSVLFDSLTEAKPLPDGSYSFTGTKIFTSLSPAWTRLGIFGKDSAARDGEGELVHGFIRRDTTGYRILEDWNTLGMRASQSNTTILDGAVVPPGRIFRKLPVGPNADPLIFAIFACFETLLAGVYAGIGERALVLAVEAAKRRTSFKNGGRSLAQDPDIRWKVAEAALAMDALYPQLSVVAGDVDRLVDHGSQWFPKLVGVKLRATETARTVVDLAIRASGGSSYFRGSELERLYRDVLAGMFHPSDDESAHNTVANAWLGPLEE, from the coding sequence ATGGCAGCCGTACGGCTGCTGCCTGACGACCTGCTCGCACGGATCCGGGGGAGAGCGGCGGGATACGACGAGCGGAGCAGCTTCTTCACAGAGGATCTTGAGGAACTGGCCGATTCCGGCTACCTGAAGCTATTCGTGCCGGAGGCCGGCGGCGGGGCTGGCCTTGGTCTGGAGGCTGCGGTCCGCTGCCAGCGTCGGCTGGCGACGGCGGCCCCTGCCACCGCGCTGGCCGTCAACATGCACCTGGTCTGGACAGGGGTGGCGCGCGTCCTGGCCGAACGCGGCGACCCTTCCCTGGACTTCGTGCTGCGGGAGGCAGCAGCGGGGGAAATCTTTGCCTTCGGCAACTCCGAGGCCGGCAACGACTCCGTTCTTTTCGATTCGCTGACGGAGGCCAAGCCCCTGCCGGACGGCAGCTACTCTTTCACGGGCACTAAAATCTTCACGAGCCTTTCGCCGGCCTGGACGCGCCTGGGCATCTTCGGCAAGGACTCGGCCGCGCGGGACGGTGAAGGTGAACTGGTACACGGCTTCATCCGGCGGGACACGACAGGCTACCGGATCCTGGAGGACTGGAACACGCTCGGCATGCGCGCCAGTCAGTCCAACACCACCATTCTGGACGGCGCAGTTGTCCCGCCCGGCCGCATCTTCCGTAAGCTGCCGGTGGGGCCCAACGCGGATCCGCTGATTTTCGCTATCTTCGCGTGCTTTGAAACCCTGCTTGCCGGCGTCTACGCGGGCATCGGGGAGCGGGCTCTGGTGCTGGCCGTGGAAGCCGCCAAGCGCAGGACATCATTCAAAAATGGGGGCAGGAGCCTTGCCCAGGATCCTGACATCCGCTGGAAGGTGGCCGAGGCCGCCCTCGCCATGGATGCCCTGTACCCCCAGCTTTCGGTGGTGGCCGGCGATGTGGACCGGTTGGTGGACCACGGCAGCCAGTGGTTTCCGAAGCTTGTGGGCGTCAAGCTCCGGGCGACGGAAACGGCGCGGACCGTGGTGGACCTTGCCATCCGGGCCTCCGGGGGATCCAGCTACTTCAGGGGCTCGGAACTGGAACGCCTGTACCGCGACGTCCTGGCCGGCATGTTCCACCCCTCGGACGACGAGTCGGCGCACAACACCGTTGCCAACGCGTGGCTGGGCCCGCTCGAAGAGTAA
- a CDS encoding M20/M25/M40 family metallo-hydrolase, which produces MSHVRPEDEVVTICQELIRIDSSNYGDGSGPGERAAAEYTASLISDVGLDAEIFESEPGRASVVTRMAGLDPSASALVVHGHLDVVPALREQWSVDPFGAELKDGLIWGRGAVDMKDMDAMILSVLRDFARTGRKPKRDIIFAFFADEEAGGVHGSQFAVKHRPELFEGATEAISEVGGFSATIGGQRTYLLQTAEKGISWLRLVAHGRAGHGSQISTDNAITRLAAAVTRIGEYEWPIELTATTRQFLDGVTELTGVEFDPDNPDRLLKELGTVARFVGATLQNTSNPTLLRGGYKHNVIPESAEALVDCRTLPGQQEHVLEIVRELAGSGVDVSYVHQDVSLEVPFSGNLVDSMIDALHSEDPGAKVLPYTLSGGTDNKALSKLGITGYGFAPLQLPDDLDFTGMFHGVDERVPADSLKFGARVLNTLLTNY; this is translated from the coding sequence ATGTCTCACGTTCGGCCAGAGGATGAAGTTGTCACCATCTGCCAGGAGCTCATCCGCATCGATTCATCCAATTACGGGGATGGCTCGGGGCCCGGCGAACGTGCGGCGGCCGAGTACACCGCCAGCCTGATTAGCGATGTAGGGCTGGACGCGGAAATCTTCGAGTCGGAGCCTGGCCGGGCCAGCGTGGTGACCCGCATGGCGGGGTTGGACCCCTCCGCAAGCGCCCTCGTGGTCCACGGCCACCTGGACGTGGTGCCCGCCCTCCGTGAGCAGTGGTCGGTGGACCCGTTTGGCGCCGAACTCAAGGACGGGCTGATCTGGGGCCGCGGCGCGGTGGACATGAAGGACATGGACGCCATGATCCTGTCCGTCCTGCGGGACTTTGCCCGCACCGGCCGCAAGCCGAAGCGGGACATCATCTTCGCGTTCTTCGCCGACGAGGAAGCCGGCGGCGTTCACGGTTCCCAATTCGCGGTAAAGCATCGGCCTGAACTGTTCGAGGGGGCCACCGAGGCGATCTCGGAGGTGGGCGGTTTCTCCGCCACCATCGGTGGCCAGCGCACCTACCTCCTCCAGACGGCGGAGAAGGGCATCTCATGGCTGCGCCTCGTGGCCCACGGCCGCGCCGGCCACGGGTCCCAGATCAGCACGGACAACGCCATCACGCGGCTCGCCGCCGCCGTGACCCGCATCGGCGAGTACGAGTGGCCCATCGAGCTGACGGCCACCACGCGCCAGTTCCTCGACGGCGTGACCGAACTGACCGGCGTCGAGTTTGACCCCGACAACCCCGACAGGCTGCTGAAGGAACTGGGCACTGTGGCACGCTTCGTGGGCGCCACCCTGCAGAACACCTCCAACCCGACGCTCCTGAGGGGCGGCTACAAGCACAACGTCATTCCAGAGTCCGCCGAGGCGCTGGTGGACTGCCGGACGCTGCCGGGCCAGCAGGAACACGTCCTGGAGATCGTCCGCGAGCTGGCGGGAAGCGGCGTGGACGTCAGCTACGTCCACCAGGATGTCTCCCTGGAAGTGCCGTTCTCCGGCAACCTCGTGGACTCGATGATCGACGCCCTGCACTCCGAGGACCCCGGCGCGAAGGTCCTGCCCTACACGCTGTCCGGCGGAACCGACAACAAGGCGCTCAGCAAGCTCGGCATCACAGGCTATGGCTTCGCGCCCCTGCAGTTGCCGGACGACCTCGACTTCACCGGCATGTTCCACGGAGTTGACGAACGCGTCCCGGCCGATTCGTTGAAGTTCGGAGCACGCGTTCTGAACACGCTGCTCACCAACTACTGA
- a CDS encoding undecaprenyl-diphosphate phosphatase, protein MNWIEAALLGLVQGLTEFLPISSSAHLRIVGSFLPNAADPGAAFTAITQLGTETAVIVYFWRDIVRIVKAWFGSLSGRVPRQDPDARMGWLVILGSLPIIVLGLLFQDQIESVLRSLWIVATMLIVFGLILAVADAIGKQDRDLSGLTYKHGILYGFAQAMALIPGVSRSGGTITAGLFMGYTREAAARYSFLLAIPAVFGSGLYQLFKVVAKDGASGPYGLGETALATVIAFVVGYVIIGWFLKFISTRSYRLFVWYRIFLGLALYLLLGFNVISA, encoded by the coding sequence GTGAACTGGATTGAAGCGGCCCTGCTGGGTCTTGTGCAGGGACTGACCGAATTCCTACCTATTTCATCGAGCGCCCACCTCCGGATCGTGGGCTCGTTCCTGCCGAACGCGGCTGACCCCGGCGCGGCCTTCACCGCCATCACGCAGCTCGGCACGGAGACCGCCGTGATCGTCTACTTCTGGCGGGACATCGTCCGGATCGTGAAGGCCTGGTTCGGTTCGCTGTCAGGGCGGGTGCCGCGCCAGGACCCTGACGCCCGGATGGGCTGGCTGGTGATCCTGGGCAGCCTGCCCATCATCGTCCTGGGCCTGCTGTTCCAGGACCAGATCGAATCCGTCCTGCGCAGCCTGTGGATCGTGGCCACCATGCTCATCGTCTTCGGCCTCATCCTGGCGGTGGCCGACGCCATCGGCAAACAGGACCGGGACCTTTCCGGGCTCACCTACAAGCACGGCATCCTCTACGGCTTCGCCCAGGCCATGGCCCTGATCCCCGGCGTTTCACGGTCCGGCGGCACCATCACGGCCGGGCTCTTCATGGGCTACACGCGTGAAGCCGCCGCCCGCTACTCCTTTCTGCTGGCCATCCCTGCAGTCTTTGGCAGCGGCCTCTACCAGCTGTTTAAGGTGGTCGCCAAGGACGGTGCAAGCGGCCCCTACGGGCTCGGGGAGACGGCCCTGGCTACAGTGATCGCCTTCGTCGTCGGCTACGTCATCATCGGGTGGTTCCTGAAGTTCATCTCAACGCGCAGCTACCGGCTGTTTGTCTGGTACCGCATTTTCCTTGGCCTCGCCCTGTACCTCCTGCTCGGTTTCAATGTCATCAGCGCCTAG
- a CDS encoding DUF5703 family protein codes for MKEHFLTSSVLRERDYARQYEYLVLTVGPEDSLPEARRRLVEHSEYGKWELERSRLYVGGGRRFWLRRRVTQVQRTV; via the coding sequence ATGAAGGAACATTTTCTGACCAGCTCGGTCCTGCGGGAACGGGACTATGCCCGGCAATACGAGTACCTCGTATTGACCGTCGGTCCTGAGGATTCCCTGCCCGAAGCCCGGCGCCGGCTCGTTGAACACTCCGAATACGGCAAGTGGGAACTCGAGCGCAGCAGGCTCTACGTGGGCGGCGGCAGGCGCTTCTGGCTTCGCCGCCGGGTCACTCAGGTGCAGCGCACCGTCTAG
- a CDS encoding aldo/keto reductase, which produces MQQRYIGNSGLRASSLSLGTMSWSRETDEQDASELLRTFVDAGGTLVDTAASYADGQAEAMLGSMLGDVVSRTEVVISTKAGVSPSDGRQRVDASRNAMLSGLEASLARLGTDYVDLWLAQAWDPNVPLEETLSALDFAVRSGRARYVGTANYNGWQTAKAAAVAGFPLVANQSEYSLLCRKPEAELVPAIEDAGLGLMAWAPLGRGVLTGKYRGHVPSDSRAAGTRLATYVEPYLEQPASQVVEAVAMAARGLGRSSLDVALSWLLSRHGVATAIVGARTPVQLKEILDAQLTPLPAEIARALEDVSSSLA; this is translated from the coding sequence ATGCAGCAGCGTTACATTGGCAACAGCGGGCTCCGCGCCTCCTCCCTCTCCCTGGGCACAATGTCGTGGTCCCGTGAAACGGACGAGCAGGATGCCTCGGAGCTGCTGCGCACCTTCGTGGACGCCGGCGGAACCCTCGTGGACACCGCTGCCTCCTACGCCGACGGCCAGGCCGAAGCCATGCTCGGGTCGATGCTCGGCGACGTCGTCTCCCGCACGGAAGTGGTCATCTCCACCAAAGCAGGGGTGTCGCCGTCGGACGGGCGGCAGCGGGTGGACGCATCACGGAACGCAATGCTGTCCGGGCTGGAAGCCAGCCTCGCGCGCCTTGGCACCGACTACGTCGACCTCTGGCTCGCCCAGGCGTGGGACCCCAACGTCCCGCTCGAGGAGACGTTGTCCGCCCTTGACTTCGCCGTCCGCAGCGGAAGGGCACGCTATGTGGGAACCGCCAACTACAACGGCTGGCAGACCGCCAAGGCGGCCGCGGTGGCCGGGTTCCCGCTCGTTGCCAACCAGTCCGAGTATTCACTGCTGTGCCGCAAGCCCGAGGCGGAGCTGGTTCCCGCCATTGAGGATGCGGGCCTGGGACTGATGGCGTGGGCGCCGCTGGGCCGTGGCGTGCTCACCGGCAAGTATCGCGGGCATGTGCCCTCCGATTCCAGGGCAGCGGGTACACGGCTGGCCACCTACGTGGAGCCTTACCTCGAGCAGCCAGCGTCGCAGGTGGTCGAAGCTGTTGCCATGGCCGCCCGCGGCTTGGGGCGGTCGTCCCTGGATGTTGCGCTGAGCTGGCTGCTGTCCCGGCACGGAGTGGCGACGGCCATCGTGGGCGCGCGTACGCCCGTCCAGCTCAAGGAAATCCTGGATGCCCAGCTAACGCCGCTGCCGGCGGAAATAGCGCGTGCCCTGGAGGATGTCTCCAGCAGCCTGGCTTAG
- a CDS encoding Ig-like domain-containing protein: protein MASATTFSAIGLLVAVAIIHPGFRTTQIDLNDGGVWVTNSDMNLVGHLNFQSKTLDGGLMAASADFDVLQHSSSVLVSDRGNASLGRVKVSDVTLEPPQQLPGSAVPAFGEKAVALADPNSGRLWVTQSSMLGSVDFDSQEPVLSDAQGIVATVGTDDVVHAADPARGEVTTIRVNATGGVDSRDTVQLEQIRNKEKLQVAAVGDQPVLFDADAGTLHLPGGRLAQLPDAADAKLQQSGPAADFVAISTKKGLIKQPLDGSNATVVDLGTSGTPATPVHVNGCVYAAWSGAGKYLRECTNAADSSSADIPGANARSNLVFRVNRDIVVLNDVTSGNVWLVTENMRLVANWDEIIPPPDKTEDQDDPAADENPVDTLPDRTKENRPPSAADDQFGVRPGRTTLLPVLDNDSDPDGDVLTVQLQGDNPAAGSVQTVYDGTGLQVKVPADATGTSQFQYLASDGRGGTAGARVTLTVKDPASNEPPKQKRVPTIILEQGKSISQNVLTDWTDPDGDDLLLLGARPAREGDQVRTRADGLLTFHDVGSTLGKKAVVITVSDGRDQVEGTVVVDVRAKGDLPPKANADHVSGTAGQDILVSPLKNDGDPTGEGLRLTRVTGAKEQAITPDYQAGTFTFRALNAGTYYVTYLVTNGPDSSEGLVRIDVKAAGAGQGEPVAVADTALLPVGGEVLLDALANDSDPAGGVLVIQSVGLPRNSAVAVAVVNHQILRITDVRGLTAPTSLTYTVSNGVASATGQVTILPIPAPARLLPPVAAPDEITVRANDVATVAVLANDTHPNGAKLKLKPVLVQGISPAQGLLAVSGDVLRFKAGGAGGTVHAIYAVAGPDGQEDSAQLTIHIRGEGTNSRPLPHHVTGRVVAGNTTRIAIPLDGIDPDGDSVTLVGLEQAPRKGTAVVGAHYVEYTAPANAAGQDTFSYVVEDRLGARSTARVSVGIAPAPGSNQRPRAVEDSITVLPGRHVAVDVLANDSDPDGDNVTLAAHRLEAAPELKAEVIDGRVQLTAPSPSEASATSIVRYEITDGRGGTAVGTLKIQVRRDAATLAPVARDDRVAFAETLGKAVVEVPVLKNDEDPDGVAAELKITFPEAAPTASISAPGKVAVRLESQPQIIAYTVTDMDKLSSTAFIVVPGLQGQAPALRSTAPLEVVSGQQLTMNLRDLVVVRPGKSPRITQDSKVQAVASNGAPLVKDATTLVFTSADDYSGPAAVSLEVTDGTSVDDPDGRTAVLTIGITVLPNQARNHPPTFPSSTLDAGPGEEATLDLSQVATDVDEGDKDKLTFVLQGTPPAGIRASLDGSLFKATVGSATKGSTLTVRVTVSDGRSAPVAGAVDVRVVASKRPLAAANDDVIASARAGQSQPVPVLDNDINPFPESPLKILSAAVETGTGTAGVEGGVVVVTPAEEFVGTMVVRYRVQDKTQDAEREVDGRVRLTVKDKPDAPSTPTVGEVRDRTVVLNWSPPANNGAAITGYKVSGSGAFSQECPATTCTLTGLTNNVEYTFTVVATNELGDSAPSPGSAPARPDAKPDTPAAPALVFGDRSLTVNWVPPRSNGSPVESYNLEISPAPAAGNIRASKVTGTSYRWTGLQNGTPYQVRIQASNKAPDPSEWSAYSATAIPAGVPGAPGKPSTTRTTSGGTQSIMVVSWTPAADNGASIDTYTVNAVQGGSTVASNTVSGSQLSVPVTVGNSATDYTFTVVAKNKAGTSAASAPSDPRRAFGAPGAVPGVRADPLDNAVQLSFGAAAGNGATPSYQYQVNGSNFMAVPADKVIRSGVPNNGNYTIGVRAVNSADDATYEGPVTNSNPVAPYGKPHAASINPVTVTTTVRFDVGAVVNNGRQVAALEYQSSDGKSGTLGAGGGSVTTGNGYDQSISITVTVVDDLGQRTAVSATGRTAPAKYLVVDNGTASPGTCEWPSNGTSSPDTAANCAAGGGTFVAQGTRVQVQCVTTGAAYTIYDGATGRPTGSTSNVWYKVINNLWIRPTDGPVDSGVPAC from the coding sequence TTGGCGTCGGCAACAACATTTTCGGCAATTGGGCTGCTGGTGGCGGTGGCAATCATCCACCCGGGATTCCGAACCACGCAGATCGACCTGAATGACGGCGGCGTGTGGGTAACCAATTCGGACATGAACCTCGTAGGCCACCTGAACTTCCAGTCGAAAACCCTGGACGGCGGCCTCATGGCAGCCAGCGCCGACTTCGACGTCCTCCAACACAGCAGCAGTGTGCTCGTGTCCGACCGCGGCAACGCCTCCCTGGGCAGGGTCAAGGTCTCCGACGTCACCCTTGAACCGCCCCAGCAGCTTCCGGGATCGGCGGTCCCGGCGTTCGGGGAAAAAGCGGTGGCCCTGGCTGATCCGAACTCAGGCCGTCTCTGGGTGACGCAGAGCAGCATGCTCGGCTCTGTCGACTTCGATTCACAGGAACCCGTCCTGAGCGATGCCCAAGGCATCGTCGCGACGGTAGGAACTGACGACGTCGTCCACGCCGCTGATCCTGCACGCGGCGAGGTGACCACAATTCGCGTGAATGCCACCGGCGGAGTGGATTCCCGAGACACCGTTCAACTTGAGCAGATCCGCAACAAAGAAAAGCTCCAGGTCGCCGCCGTCGGGGACCAACCGGTGCTGTTCGACGCCGACGCGGGAACCCTTCACCTTCCCGGCGGCCGGCTGGCGCAGCTGCCGGACGCGGCGGACGCCAAGCTGCAGCAAAGCGGGCCCGCCGCTGACTTTGTCGCCATCTCCACCAAAAAGGGCCTGATCAAACAGCCCCTGGACGGTTCGAACGCGACGGTTGTGGACCTCGGAACGTCAGGAACCCCCGCAACGCCGGTTCATGTCAACGGCTGCGTCTACGCTGCGTGGTCCGGGGCAGGCAAATACCTGCGCGAATGCACGAACGCCGCAGACAGCAGCAGTGCTGACATCCCCGGCGCGAACGCCCGGTCCAACCTGGTCTTTCGCGTGAACCGGGACATCGTGGTCCTCAATGACGTCACGTCCGGCAACGTCTGGCTGGTCACCGAGAACATGAGGCTTGTAGCCAACTGGGACGAGATCATTCCCCCGCCGGACAAGACCGAAGACCAGGACGACCCCGCTGCGGATGAAAACCCGGTGGACACCCTCCCGGACCGGACCAAGGAGAACCGGCCGCCCTCCGCCGCCGATGACCAATTCGGAGTGCGGCCCGGCAGGACCACGCTCCTGCCTGTCCTTGATAACGATTCCGACCCGGACGGAGACGTCCTCACCGTCCAGCTCCAGGGCGACAATCCCGCCGCCGGCAGCGTCCAGACCGTGTACGACGGAACCGGCCTGCAGGTGAAGGTGCCGGCCGATGCGACCGGAACGTCGCAGTTCCAGTACCTGGCCAGTGACGGCCGGGGCGGCACCGCCGGAGCCAGGGTCACCCTGACCGTCAAGGACCCCGCCAGCAACGAGCCGCCGAAACAGAAACGCGTGCCCACCATCATCCTGGAGCAGGGCAAGAGCATCTCCCAGAACGTCCTCACCGACTGGACCGACCCCGACGGCGACGACCTGCTGCTTCTGGGAGCCCGCCCTGCCCGCGAAGGCGACCAGGTGCGTACCCGGGCGGACGGCCTTTTGACGTTCCACGATGTGGGATCAACCCTGGGCAAAAAGGCCGTTGTGATCACTGTCTCCGATGGCCGGGACCAGGTCGAGGGGACGGTGGTGGTGGATGTCCGCGCCAAAGGCGACCTTCCGCCGAAGGCCAACGCGGACCACGTTTCGGGTACCGCCGGGCAGGACATTCTGGTTTCTCCGCTGAAGAACGACGGCGACCCCACCGGTGAAGGACTGCGGCTGACACGCGTGACGGGCGCGAAGGAGCAGGCAATCACCCCCGACTACCAGGCGGGGACCTTCACCTTCCGCGCACTCAACGCCGGAACGTATTACGTGACGTACCTGGTGACCAATGGACCGGACAGCTCTGAGGGACTGGTGCGGATCGACGTCAAAGCCGCCGGGGCCGGGCAGGGTGAGCCGGTCGCGGTCGCTGATACTGCACTGCTGCCGGTGGGCGGCGAAGTGCTGCTGGACGCGCTAGCCAACGACTCGGACCCGGCCGGTGGCGTCCTCGTCATCCAGTCCGTGGGGCTGCCCCGGAATTCGGCAGTGGCCGTCGCGGTTGTCAATCACCAGATCCTGCGCATTACCGACGTCCGTGGCCTGACCGCACCCACCAGCCTGACGTACACGGTGTCCAACGGCGTGGCCAGTGCAACCGGGCAGGTAACCATCCTGCCCATTCCGGCACCCGCCAGACTGCTCCCGCCTGTTGCTGCCCCGGATGAAATCACCGTGCGGGCTAACGACGTCGCCACCGTCGCCGTCCTCGCCAATGACACCCACCCCAATGGCGCCAAGCTGAAGCTCAAGCCGGTCCTCGTGCAGGGAATCAGCCCCGCCCAAGGCCTCCTCGCCGTGTCGGGGGACGTGCTTCGCTTCAAGGCAGGTGGAGCAGGTGGAACGGTGCACGCGATCTACGCTGTTGCCGGCCCGGACGGGCAGGAAGACTCGGCGCAGCTGACCATTCACATTCGCGGCGAGGGCACGAACTCCAGGCCGCTTCCCCACCATGTCACCGGTCGGGTCGTAGCCGGCAACACGACCAGGATCGCCATTCCCCTGGACGGCATTGATCCCGACGGCGACTCTGTGACCTTGGTGGGGCTGGAGCAGGCACCACGCAAGGGAACCGCGGTGGTGGGTGCCCACTATGTCGAATACACGGCGCCAGCGAACGCCGCCGGACAAGACACCTTCTCCTACGTGGTGGAGGACCGGCTCGGGGCACGGTCCACCGCCCGTGTGTCCGTGGGCATCGCACCCGCACCTGGATCCAACCAGCGTCCCAGGGCCGTTGAGGACAGCATCACCGTTCTCCCGGGGCGGCACGTGGCAGTGGACGTGCTGGCCAATGATTCCGACCCCGACGGCGACAATGTCACCCTCGCAGCCCACCGGCTGGAAGCTGCCCCGGAATTGAAGGCTGAGGTCATCGACGGACGGGTGCAGCTCACCGCCCCGTCGCCTTCCGAAGCCTCCGCCACGTCGATCGTCCGGTATGAGATCACCGATGGCCGCGGCGGCACCGCCGTCGGAACCCTCAAAATCCAGGTGCGCAGGGACGCCGCCACATTGGCGCCCGTCGCTCGGGACGACCGGGTGGCGTTCGCAGAGACGCTGGGCAAGGCTGTCGTCGAAGTTCCCGTCCTGAAGAACGATGAAGACCCGGACGGTGTGGCCGCGGAACTGAAGATAACCTTCCCGGAAGCGGCACCCACTGCCAGCATCTCGGCTCCCGGTAAGGTTGCGGTGCGGCTGGAGAGCCAGCCGCAGATCATCGCGTACACCGTCACCGACATGGACAAGCTCAGCTCAACGGCGTTCATCGTGGTACCCGGCCTGCAAGGGCAGGCGCCCGCTCTGCGGAGCACCGCGCCGTTGGAAGTGGTCAGCGGCCAGCAACTGACCATGAACCTGCGGGACCTGGTGGTGGTCCGTCCCGGCAAGAGCCCCCGCATCACCCAGGACTCCAAGGTCCAGGCGGTCGCTTCCAATGGCGCGCCGCTGGTGAAGGACGCGACCACCCTCGTGTTCACTTCCGCCGACGACTACTCAGGCCCGGCAGCGGTTTCCCTCGAGGTCACCGACGGCACGAGCGTTGACGACCCCGACGGGCGGACGGCGGTGCTGACCATCGGCATCACGGTTCTGCCTAACCAGGCCCGCAACCATCCTCCAACGTTCCCCTCCAGCACCCTTGACGCTGGGCCGGGCGAAGAAGCCACCCTGGACCTGAGCCAGGTGGCTACCGACGTCGACGAAGGAGACAAGGACAAGCTCACTTTTGTGCTGCAAGGGACGCCGCCCGCCGGAATCAGGGCCTCCCTGGACGGCAGCCTCTTCAAAGCCACGGTGGGCAGTGCCACCAAGGGCAGCACGCTCACCGTGCGCGTCACCGTCTCGGACGGGCGCAGCGCACCTGTTGCAGGCGCCGTGGACGTCCGCGTGGTCGCGTCGAAGCGTCCGCTTGCCGCAGCAAACGACGACGTCATCGCCAGCGCCCGGGCCGGGCAATCACAGCCGGTACCGGTGCTGGACAACGACATCAACCCGTTCCCTGAATCACCGCTGAAAATCCTAAGCGCCGCCGTCGAAACCGGAACGGGCACGGCCGGCGTGGAGGGCGGCGTCGTCGTCGTGACGCCCGCCGAGGAGTTCGTGGGCACAATGGTGGTCCGCTACCGGGTCCAGGACAAAACCCAGGACGCGGAACGCGAAGTTGACGGCCGCGTCCGGCTCACCGTCAAAGACAAGCCGGATGCTCCGTCCACGCCGACTGTCGGGGAGGTGCGTGACCGTACCGTTGTCCTCAACTGGTCACCCCCCGCCAACAACGGGGCAGCGATCACCGGCTACAAGGTCAGCGGCAGCGGAGCGTTCTCGCAAGAGTGCCCTGCCACCACGTGCACGCTCACGGGCCTGACCAACAACGTGGAGTACACCTTCACTGTGGTGGCCACGAACGAGTTGGGGGACTCGGCGCCGTCTCCCGGTTCCGCACCTGCCCGTCCCGATGCGAAGCCGGATACCCCGGCAGCGCCGGCACTGGTTTTTGGCGACAGATCCCTCACTGTGAACTGGGTACCTCCAAGGAGCAACGGCTCACCGGTGGAGAGCTACAACCTGGAGATCTCGCCCGCGCCTGCGGCAGGAAACATCCGGGCAAGCAAGGTCACGGGAACGTCCTACCGGTGGACGGGCCTCCAGAACGGGACGCCGTACCAGGTCAGGATCCAGGCTTCCAACAAGGCGCCGGATCCGTCGGAGTGGAGCGCCTATTCAGCCACTGCCATCCCGGCCGGCGTACCGGGCGCCCCCGGCAAACCCAGCACCACCCGCACCACCTCCGGCGGGACCCAATCGATCATGGTGGTGTCGTGGACCCCCGCAGCGGACAACGGCGCCTCCATCGACACGTACACCGTCAACGCAGTGCAGGGTGGGTCCACGGTAGCGAGCAACACCGTGTCCGGCAGTCAGCTGAGCGTGCCTGTGACCGTCGGCAACTCCGCCACCGACTACACCTTCACGGTTGTGGCCAAAAACAAGGCAGGTACTTCGGCCGCCAGTGCGCCGTCGGACCCCCGCCGCGCTTTCGGCGCGCCTGGTGCCGTCCCCGGCGTCCGGGCCGATCCACTGGACAATGCTGTGCAGCTTTCCTTTGGTGCGGCCGCGGGCAACGGTGCGACACCGAGCTACCAGTACCAGGTCAACGGAAGCAACTTCATGGCAGTGCCGGCTGACAAGGTCATCCGGTCCGGTGTGCCCAACAACGGCAACTACACCATCGGGGTGCGCGCCGTGAACAGCGCGGACGATGCCACCTACGAAGGGCCGGTCACCAACTCCAACCCGGTGGCGCCGTACGGCAAACCGCACGCGGCGAGTATCAACCCCGTTACTGTGACCACGACGGTGAGGTTCGACGTCGGAGCCGTGGTCAACAACGGACGCCAGGTGGCGGCACTGGAGTACCAGTCATCGGACGGGAAGTCAGGCACGTTGGGTGCCGGGGGAGGATCCGTCACTACCGGCAACGGGTACGACCAATCCATCTCCATCACCGTTACAGTCGTGGATGACCTCGGCCAGCGCACAGCGGTATCGGCGACCGGAAGGACAGCTCCGGCGAAGTACCTTGTGGTGGATAACGGCACGGCGAGTCCCGGTACCTGCGAATGGCCCTCCAACGGCACCTCTTCTCCGGATACAGCGGCCAATTGTGCCGCTGGTGGCGGAACCTTCGTGGCGCAGGGCACGCGGGTACAGGTCCAGTGCGTGACCACCGGTGCCGCGTACACCATCTACGACGGAGCCACCGGCCGCCCCACCGGGTCCACGAGCAACGTCTGGTACAAGGTGATTAACAACCTCTGGATCCGTCCGACCGACGGGCCCGTGGATTCGGGGGTGCCGGCCTGCTGA